The segment GGCTGGCCGCCATCGTGCTTGCAACCCTGCTGCTGCGCCCCCGCCCGGTGGCCTGCACCACCCCAGCCCAGGAAAACACGCCGCCTGAGGCCAGCCCTGGCCACCAACATCCGCTGTTACAGCTGCTGCCGCAGGCTGCCGCCGCCTGGACCGACGGCCTGCAGCAAAGCCGTTTGCTGGTGGCCGACAACATCGGCGGCCTGCTGGAGCGCTTTGCGGCCATCCACCAACGCCTGGACGCGTCGCTCGATGCTGCCGCCCGCAGCACCGAGCAGGACGGTGTCAGCGATGGCCTGCGCCGCTGCAGCGGGCAACTGCAGCAGGTGACCGACGCCTTCGCCAGCCGCGGCCAACGCCAGAGCGCCGTGCTGCAAAGCATCAGCCACCTGGACAGCTACACCGGCCAGTTGCAGCAGATGGCACGGCATGTCCAGGAAATCGCCAACCAGACCAACCTGCTGGCCCTCAACGCCGCCATCGAAGCGGCGCGGGCCGGTGACTATGGCCGGGGCTTCTCGGTAGTGGCCGACGAAGTGCGCAAACTGTCGCAACTGTCGGCCACCACCGGGCAGTCCATGGATGCCAAGGTCGGTGAAATCAACCATGCCATCCAGACCAGCATCGAATCGGCCGAGGCGCTCAGCGCCCATGACCAGGCTGACCTTGCACACCTGCAGCAACTGCTCGACGAGGTGATCGAAGGCCTGGGTGGCAACCTCAAGGCCCTCGACCAGACCTCCAGGGAATTGCAGCAGGACACCCGCACCACCCAGCAGGACATCCAGGCGATTCTGGTCAACCTGCAGTTCCAGGACCGTGTGGACCAGGTACTTGACCATGTCGCCATCGACCTTGGCGAACTGCTGGCCGCCCTCGCGGCCAATGACCCGAAGCTGGCCGACATCGACGCCTGGCTGCGCGGCCAGCGCGAGCGCTTCACCACCCGTGAAGAGCGCAGCGGCCGGCACTCCCCGAGCGATGCCGCCGAACTCACCTTCTTCTAACCCCTCAGGTAACCCTCACCATGGCCAAAACCATTCTGATCGTCGACGACTCGGCCTCCATGCGCCAACTGGTGCGCATCAGCCTCGCCGGCGCCGGCCACACCATCATCGAAGCGTGCGACGGGCAGGATGCGCTGGCCAAGCTGACCGGGCAGAAGGTCAACCTGATCATCAGCGACGTGAACATGCCCCGGTTGGATGGCATCGGCCTGGTCAAGGCGTTGAAGGCGCGTAACGAATACCGCTTCACGCCGATCATGATGCTCACCACCGAAAGCGAGCAGAGCAAGAAGGCCGAAGGCCAGGCCGCCGGTGCCAAGGCCTGGATGGTCAAGCCGTTCCAGCCACAGCAGTTGCTGGCTGCCGTAGAAAAGCTGGTGGGTTGATGGCCAGCCTCACGCTGCGCCCCGGCACCGAAAACCTGCCTGCGTGCCTGGCCCTTGCCGGTGACCTGACCATTTTCGAGGCGCGCGACACCCACACCACCCTGCTGGCACTGCTGGCCGAGCACCCGGGCCCCTGGTCGCTCGACCTCGGTGCGCTGGGCGAGCTCGACAGTGCCGGGCTGCAGTTGCTGCTGGCCTTGGCCAGGCAGTTCGGTGCCGAGGCCAACGCGCTGCAGGTGGTGGCGCTGTCTGAGCAAGCCGCCGCTGTAATCGACCTGTTGCGCCCGGCAGAGCTGGCGCTCGACCTTAAAGCTGCCTGCGCAGGATGACCCATGCTCGACGCACAACAGTGGCAGCAGTTACTCCAGGGTTTTCTCGAAGAAGCCAATGACCTGCTCAGGGAGGCCGAAGACTGCCTGCTGATCCTTGAGCGCAGCCCCAGCGACAGCGAGGCGATCAACGCCTTGTTCCGTTCGGTGCACACCCTCAAGGGCTCGGCCGGGATCTTCTCGCTGGAACCTCTGGTAACCCTGGCCCACCAGCTGGAAAACCGCCTGATGCAGTTGCGCGACGGCGAGTGCGCGCTCAGTGACAGCCTCACCTCGCTGATGCTGCAGTGCATGGACGAGCTCAATACCATGGTACGCAGCATCGACCCGCACACCGCCACCCTGGCGCCGCATACACCCCGCCAGGCCGAGCTGCTGGCTGCGCTCGAAGCGCTTGACAGCCCCCCGGGGCCAGCCGCTGAAAGCGCGGCTGTCTGGCAGTTGAGCCTGCGCCTGGATGCCGAACTGCTGCGCAACGGCTTCGACCCCTGTGCGTTCATCCGCTACCTGGCGCGGCTGGGCGAGCTGCTTGCCGTGCACACGCTGACCGACGCCCTGCCTCCGCTCGAGCAGATGGACCCCGAGCAGTGCTACCTGGGTTTCGACATCACCCTGAGCACCCTCGCCAGCCGCGAGGAGCTGCAAGAGGTGTTCAGCCTCGCCGATGGTTTTTACCAACTGAGCCTGGCCTGCCAGGCAGCGCCCGAGCCGCTGCCCGACATGGCGCCCGCAAGCCCGCCTGCGCAAACGTTGTCGCCCGTTCAAGCCACCGAGGAGCCACGCACGGTTCATGCCGCCAGCAGCCTGGTGAAGGTCGCGGCGCACAAGCTCGACGAGCTGATCAACCTGGTCGGCGAGCTGGTCATCAGCACCGCCGGCGCGCACATGCAGGCCATGCACAGCGGTGACAGCGACTGCATCGAGCGGGTGCAGGCGGTACACCAGCATGTCGAGCAGATCCGCGAGCGCGCCTTGAAGCTGCGCATGGTCGAAATCGGCGAAACCTTCAATCGCTTCCACCGGGTCGTGCGTGACGTCAGCCTGACGCTGAACAAGCAGATCCAGTTGCACCTGCATGGCGGCGACACCGAGCTGGACAAGACGCTGATCGACCGCATCGCCGACCCGCTGATCCACCTGGTGCGCAACGCCATCGACCACGGCATCGAAGGCGCCGAGGAGCGCCTGGCCGCCGGCAAGCCGGCGCAGGGCAACCTGAGCCTGAGCGCCGGCCATGACTCGGGGATGATCGTGCTGGAAATCCAGGACGACGGGCGCGGCCTGAACACTGCCAGAATCCGCGAAAAAGCCATTGCCCGCGGCATGCTCGATGCCGACAGCCTGCTACCGGACAACGATATCCACATGCTCATTTTCGAGGCCGGTTTTTCCACCGCCGAACAGGTGTCCAACCTGTCCGGGCGCGGGGTCGGCATGGATGTGGTGCGCAGCGCCATCGACGAGCTGCGCGGCACCATCGAAATCGAGTCGGCGCAGGGACTAGGCTGCCTGTTCCGCATCCGCCTGCCGCTGACCCTGGCGATCATCGATGGCTTTCTGGTGGGGGCCGGGCTTGAGCGCTTCGTCATCCCACTGGACATGGTCACCGAGTGCATGGAAGCCCCTTCAGATACCAGCGGCCCGCTCAACCTGCGCGGCAAGCCGCTGCCATGCATCGACCTGACCACGCATTTTGCGCTGGGCGTACCACCGGCCAGCCGGCGCAACATCGTGGTGGTCAGCCAGGGCCGGCAACAGGTCGGCCTGATCGTCGACCGCCTGTACGGCGAGCTGCAAACCGTGATCAAACCGCTCGGGCAGCTGTTTCGCCACCTCAATGGCATCAGTGGCTCGACCATCCTCGGTTCAGGCCAGGTGGCGCTGATCCTCGACATCGCCAGCCTGTTCCGCGACCTGCAACAGCGCAACGAACCCAAGCATCGCCCCTCGGCGGCGATGGCAACCCTTTCCGGAGACGAGACATGCAGTGGATCAGCAACATGAAAATCGGGGCGCGCCTGACCCTGGGTTTCATCGTGGTAGTGGCGCTCACCGCCATCATCGGCCTCATCGGGATTCGTAACCTGGACCAAGTCGACCAGCTCTCGGACCGCATGTTCGATGTCGATATCCAGGGCCTGAGCACCCTGCAAAACGCCAATATCCAGCTGGTCACCGCCGGGCGCTCGCTGCGCCAGAGCCTGCTGGCGGTATCCCGCGAGGAGCGCGACAAAGCCGCCGCCGATGCCCGCGCGGCCCTGGACAAGACCCGTGAGCAACTGCTCAAGGCCAAGGACTACCACCTGACGCCCGAGGGCAAGGCCAGCGTCGACAACATCAACACGCGCCTGCAGGACTACGTCAACGCCGCCACCCTGCTGCTCGCCACCCACCAGCAGTCTGGCGAGCTGCAAATCAGCAGCCCGACCCTCGAACTGCTGCCACGGGTCATCGCCGCGGCCACCGAGCTGGACCAACTGCTGGGCACGGCCAGCCAGACCAAGCAGGACCGGGCGGGCGAAGCCAACAGCGACATCACTGCCATTGCCGAAAGTTCGCGGGTGCAGATGATCACCCTGGTCGCGGTCGCCACCCTGGCCGGCTTGCTGATCGGCGTGCTGGTGACCCGCAGCATCACCCGCCCGCTCAGTGGCGCGGTGCTGGCTGCCGACCGCATGGCCGCTGGCGACCTGAGCCACGACCTGGTGGTCAACCGCCGCGACGAAACCGGGCAATTGCTGGGTTCGATGCAAAACATGACGGTACGCCTGCGCAGCATCCTCGGTGATGTGCGCAGCGCCGCCGATGCGCTGTCGTCGGCCTCGGCCGAGGTCAGCTCGACCTCCCAGTCGCTCAGCCAGGCCGCCAGCGAACAGGCCGCCAGCGTCGAGCAGACCAGCGCCTCGATCGAGCAGATGTCGGCCTCCATCGCCCAGAACACCGAAAGCGCCAAGCTCACCGACGACATCGCCGGCAAGGCCGCCAACGATGCCGGCCAGGGTGGCACGGCGGTCGGCGACACGGTGCTGGCAATGAAGCAGATCGCCGACAAGATCGGCATCATCGATGACATTGCCTACCAGACCAACCTGCTGGCCCTTAACGCAGCCATCGAAGCGGCCCGCGCCGGCGAGCACGGCAAGGGCTTCGCGGTGGTTGCCGCAGAAGTGCGCAAGCTGGCCGAACGCAGCCAGATCGCCGCCCAGGAAATCGGCCAGGTGGCTTCGAGCAGCGTGCAACTGGCCGAAAAAGCCGGCGTGCTGCTGGGCGAAATCGTCCCCAACATTCAGCGCACCTCGGACCTGGTGCAGGAAATCACCGCAGCGTCCCAGGAGCAAAGCAGCGCAGCCGGCCAGGTCAACATTGCCATGGGCCAGATGAACCAGATCACCCAGCAGAACGCCTCGGCCTCCGAGGAGCTGGCCGCCACCGCCGAGGAAATGAACGCCCAGGCCGGGCAGTTGCAGGAACTGATCGCCTTCTTCCGCTTCCAACAGGATGGCCTACCGCGCCTGCAACGGCCGGTCGAGCCGCTGCCCGAGCCGCTGCAAGCCATGCGCAAGGCCAGCCTGGACGACCACCAGTTCGTCAATTTCTCCTGACCGGAGCGTGCCATGACCGCACTGCAAGCCTCGTTCGGCAACCTGGCCGAAGCCCAATGCATCCAGCACCTGAGCTTTCGGGTGCGCCAGGCCGGCTACGCCCTGCCCATCGACCTGGTGCGCGAGATCATCGAGTACGCCGAGGTCACCCGGGTGCCGATGATGCCGGAGTACATTCACGGGGTGATCAACCTGCGCGGCAACGTCGTCCCGGTGCTGGACCTCGCGGCGCGCTTTGGCCTGAGCCGCACCGCGCCGGGCAAACGCACCTGCATCGTGATCACCGAGCTGGCCCTGGAAGACACCCGCCAGCGGCTTGGCCTGGTGGTCGATGCCGTGGACGCCGTGCATGACATCGACACCCGCCAGGTACTGCCGCCGCCGCCCTTCGGTGCACAGATCCGCGTCGACTTCATTGCCGGCATGGCCCAGCAGGAGCAAGGTTTTCTGATCATCCTCAACCTGCTGCAAGTGCTGTCGACCCAGGACCTGCTGGATCTGGCCCAAGCCAGGGCGGCAGACTGACCCATGCTCAGCCTGCCCAAGCTTGGCGAAGCCCAGTTCAAGCAATTGCAACGCCTGATGCAGGACGCCTCGGGCATACACCTGGCCAGCAACAAACGCACGCTGGTGGCCGGGCGCCTGATGCGCCGCCTGCGGCACTTTCAGTTCAACAACTACGACCAGTACCTGGCGCTGATCGCCGAGCCGGCCCACCAGCGCGAACGCCGCCTGGTGGTCGACTTGCTGACCACCAACGAAACCTACTTCTTTCGCGAGCACCCGCACTTCGAGTTTCTCGGCCAGTGGCTGGCCAAGCAGCGCGCGCCCGTGCGCCTGTGGAGTGCGGCCTGTTCATCGGGCGAGGAGCCCTACAGCCTGGCCATGGTCGCCGCCGAGCACCTGGGCGGCGACTGGTCGGTGCTGGCCAGCGACCTCAGCCAGAGCATGCTGGCGCTGGCCGAGCGTGGCATCTACAGCATGGAACAGAGCCGCTACTTCCCCGATGGGTGGCTGCGCCGCCATGCCCAATGCGGTGTCGGCGACATGGAGGGGCGTTTGCGCATCCAGGCCAACCTGCGCTCACGGGTGCGCTTTCGCGAGGTCAATGTGGTCCGGCCACTGCCCGAAGACCTGGGCACCTTCGATGTGATTTTCCTGCGCAACCTGCTGATCTACTTC is part of the Pseudomonas fakonensis genome and harbors:
- a CDS encoding methyl-accepting chemotaxis protein, translating into MLWLGLLGLAAIVLATLLLRPRPVACTTPAQENTPPEASPGHQHPLLQLLPQAAAAWTDGLQQSRLLVADNIGGLLERFAAIHQRLDASLDAAARSTEQDGVSDGLRRCSGQLQQVTDAFASRGQRQSAVLQSISHLDSYTGQLQQMARHVQEIANQTNLLALNAAIEAARAGDYGRGFSVVADEVRKLSQLSATTGQSMDAKVGEINHAIQTSIESAEALSAHDQADLAHLQQLLDEVIEGLGGNLKALDQTSRELQQDTRTTQQDIQAILVNLQFQDRVDQVLDHVAIDLGELLAALAANDPKLADIDAWLRGQRERFTTREERSGRHSPSDAAELTFF
- a CDS encoding response regulator produces the protein MAKTILIVDDSASMRQLVRISLAGAGHTIIEACDGQDALAKLTGQKVNLIISDVNMPRLDGIGLVKALKARNEYRFTPIMMLTTESEQSKKAEGQAAGAKAWMVKPFQPQQLLAAVEKLVG
- a CDS encoding STAS domain-containing protein, whose translation is MASLTLRPGTENLPACLALAGDLTIFEARDTHTTLLALLAEHPGPWSLDLGALGELDSAGLQLLLALARQFGAEANALQVVALSEQAAAVIDLLRPAELALDLKAACAG
- a CDS encoding chemotaxis protein CheA; its protein translation is MLDAQQWQQLLQGFLEEANDLLREAEDCLLILERSPSDSEAINALFRSVHTLKGSAGIFSLEPLVTLAHQLENRLMQLRDGECALSDSLTSLMLQCMDELNTMVRSIDPHTATLAPHTPRQAELLAALEALDSPPGPAAESAAVWQLSLRLDAELLRNGFDPCAFIRYLARLGELLAVHTLTDALPPLEQMDPEQCYLGFDITLSTLASREELQEVFSLADGFYQLSLACQAAPEPLPDMAPASPPAQTLSPVQATEEPRTVHAASSLVKVAAHKLDELINLVGELVISTAGAHMQAMHSGDSDCIERVQAVHQHVEQIRERALKLRMVEIGETFNRFHRVVRDVSLTLNKQIQLHLHGGDTELDKTLIDRIADPLIHLVRNAIDHGIEGAEERLAAGKPAQGNLSLSAGHDSGMIVLEIQDDGRGLNTARIREKAIARGMLDADSLLPDNDIHMLIFEAGFSTAEQVSNLSGRGVGMDVVRSAIDELRGTIEIESAQGLGCLFRIRLPLTLAIIDGFLVGAGLERFVIPLDMVTECMEAPSDTSGPLNLRGKPLPCIDLTTHFALGVPPASRRNIVVVSQGRQQVGLIVDRLYGELQTVIKPLGQLFRHLNGISGSTILGSGQVALILDIASLFRDLQQRNEPKHRPSAAMATLSGDETCSGSAT
- a CDS encoding methyl-accepting chemotaxis protein → MQWISNMKIGARLTLGFIVVVALTAIIGLIGIRNLDQVDQLSDRMFDVDIQGLSTLQNANIQLVTAGRSLRQSLLAVSREERDKAAADARAALDKTREQLLKAKDYHLTPEGKASVDNINTRLQDYVNAATLLLATHQQSGELQISSPTLELLPRVIAAATELDQLLGTASQTKQDRAGEANSDITAIAESSRVQMITLVAVATLAGLLIGVLVTRSITRPLSGAVLAADRMAAGDLSHDLVVNRRDETGQLLGSMQNMTVRLRSILGDVRSAADALSSASAEVSSTSQSLSQAASEQAASVEQTSASIEQMSASIAQNTESAKLTDDIAGKAANDAGQGGTAVGDTVLAMKQIADKIGIIDDIAYQTNLLALNAAIEAARAGEHGKGFAVVAAEVRKLAERSQIAAQEIGQVASSSVQLAEKAGVLLGEIVPNIQRTSDLVQEITAASQEQSSAAGQVNIAMGQMNQITQQNASASEELAATAEEMNAQAGQLQELIAFFRFQQDGLPRLQRPVEPLPEPLQAMRKASLDDHQFVNFS
- a CDS encoding chemotaxis protein CheW, which gives rise to MTALQASFGNLAEAQCIQHLSFRVRQAGYALPIDLVREIIEYAEVTRVPMMPEYIHGVINLRGNVVPVLDLAARFGLSRTAPGKRTCIVITELALEDTRQRLGLVVDAVDAVHDIDTRQVLPPPPFGAQIRVDFIAGMAQQEQGFLIILNLLQVLSTQDLLDLAQARAAD
- a CDS encoding CheR family methyltransferase, coding for MLSLPKLGEAQFKQLQRLMQDASGIHLASNKRTLVAGRLMRRLRHFQFNNYDQYLALIAEPAHQRERRLVVDLLTTNETYFFREHPHFEFLGQWLAKQRAPVRLWSAACSSGEEPYSLAMVAAEHLGGDWSVLASDLSQSMLALAERGIYSMEQSRYFPDGWLRRHAQCGVGDMEGRLRIQANLRSRVRFREVNVVRPLPEDLGTFDVIFLRNLLIYFEPAQKQEIVRRIVGQLRVGGLLFIGHAESIHGFDLPLRLVQPSVFERV